The following is a genomic window from Prevotella sp. E13-17.
TTTTTTATATAATTAAACAACCTTCTTCTCATCCATTCCCCCAATTTACGAATCCAAAATCTATACCACTTCGGCCAGGCTATTTCACTTGCTTCCGCATAAGAAACATATTTATCCAAAATTTCATGATAATAAGTCCAACTCCAGCCTATACTTCTTGGAAACATATTATACAATTTTACACACAGAATCACTACTATTTTCTTCATAAACAAAAAAATTAATATTGAGTTACTACATATTTTCACGTCTTTCCCATACCACATTAAAGCCTGGATAATTTAATAGTGCTTTGTTCGTACAGTCGTCGGGCAAAAGACAATCCAGGACATCACCACCTATCATCCCCAAACCTTTATTCTGATTTTTTAGTTGGAGGAGCTTTGTACGCATCGTCTGATTGGTACAATTGTCATAAACAACTTTCAATTCATCAGACAATTGTTCAGATACCTGACGTCGATAGTTCATCCATTCATTCCAAAGTTGCCACTCTTTACGGAGATTTTCCTGATAATCTGTTCTGTAGTCATTATACTCATCTTCTCCTGCCACTTTTATAAATATCCTATAGGCTCTCGATATCATGCCAGAGGTAAACCTTGTTTTACTAAACGATGTACGTTTTCCTTGCATGTGGAGATAGAGATTTCGGAAAGACGCCTCCCTGAGACTTATTCCCTGTTTAAGCATATCATCAACAAACATGGGCGTTGAACTGCCATGATACTCACAACCCGCCAGTTCACGCACTCCCTTCTGATACCTCTTCCAGTACTTTTTCTCTTTGTTGAAGACATCCCGGTATTGAGGTAATAGCACCAACAACTGCTGAAACTCCCTCTCTATACTATCATTGTATTCAAGCAGCCATGTTCCATGAAGATCGTTCAATTCTCTTTGATCTTGGTATTCATATCCCTGGTTCTCCTCCCTTACCGAATCTTTCTCTCCACCAACATCAACGCACGAGTCAGCCCCTGCCCCTTCAGCAACAGTTTCCACCTCATCATCCACCATAGGCTTCTCCGCCATTCCCCTGCAGCAGGCGAAGAAAACAACTGCCAATATGCAAACCACATACACCTTATTCATACCCAAACTTTTATTTTTGTTCTTCCCTAACCTTACACTTTTCTATCTCGGTCAACACCGCTCTCTGCACCTTAAAGAAATCATCGAGAATGCTGGTCAGATAGCCCTTCAGATCTGGTATCTGACGAATGAACAACACATTCTTCCTCGTGTGCACGCCTATTCTCTCCGTTTCCTGATTGACAGTATAAAGCACGGTGCAACTAGCATGGGCATTGACTTCGTTTATCGCCTTCTGCATCGCAGCAAACTCTTCCACTTCGCAATACGTGGACAAATCATACCACCACAAGTCATACACATTGATGAAGTAGCAGTCGTTCTTAGCCTCTACCAGGAACCGTTCCCCCTGATAGACGAAGTCAATCCTCAACTCATTGACCTCCTCATAATCACACCCCATCTCTTTCAAGATCTCTATCACCAAGTCCCTTGTCTCATCTGCTATCTTCGCATCATCAGGCGTTGCAGTATATGATGGCGTCGTTGCGCCAACCACCTCATCCTCCTCCCGTTCACGCTTGTACATCCTGTAAAGTATGTACGCCCCAACCAGTGCTACCATTGCAAAAATTCCCTTCATATGCCACTACAGATTATGTTATGTTTGCTTCGCACTTTCTTTAGTGCAAAGTTAAAGAAATTCTTTTAAAACCATCACCTATCTGGTTCCAATAAATCTGAGAGAAATAATGGCCATTTACGCTCATAATTCTACTCACCTTAAACGTCCGTTCCTCGCCTATGTCTTTACGATAAGCCTGAATATATCCGCCACAATAATAACTTGAGTACCCAATATCAGAAATCACACAAGTAAAGACCTTACCATTACGGGTACAGTATTCTATCTCAATAGCCTGTTGAAACATGATGGCCCTATCTATCACTTCTTCAATAGTCATTTCTTTCCATTATGATTTCTTCCATTGATAATTAGCGATATTAGAATCACCATATTGCTCTTTACGCACTTGACTCTTCACCCATTGCTGGTCACTTTTCGTAGACACATTGAATAATCCTGCAATCCTCTGCCTGTCCTTTCCTGCTTTGTAGCGCTCACGAAGTTCTTTACGAATAAGAGCGACGTTACCACTCTTTTTATCTTTGAATTCCTCTATCAGCTCATCAATTGGCAAACTCCTGATGCGCTCCTCCCGTTTTCCGACCTTGTCTGCAAACAGTACCTTTATAACCGTCTGCTTCAGCGGATGTTTCTCGTCCAGCAATCTACTACGATAGATACTCAATAGTTCTTCCCTCGTCAAGTTTGGCAAAAGCGATTGGCATTCCCTTAACACATTCTCATCCCACCTCGTAAAATGGAACTTCTTTACTTGCTGAATAATGTACTCATAATCCGTCATATGCTCACAATAAAAATTAGTTTGGTTGCGAAGTTAGCCTTTTCTAACCACGCGACCAAACATTTTCGCTCCACAAGGCTTGTGAAATTGTGATTTTATTCCCACACCACCAATTCACGAGGCAGGGAGATCTTCTTCGCTTCGCCACGAAGGCCATCGATATAATAATGCCGGGCAAGATGATTATCAAACTGCCCCACAAATGCACCACGAATCCTCGCACACTTCTCATTGATGGAGTTAAGCAGAGGGTTCGTTACATCTTCGATGCTTTGAAGGGCTTTTTCACCTAATCCATTCGGTTTCAGATTCACATAAATACCAACCAGCTCCTCCCTGTAATCGGGTAAATGCTTAAAAATGAGCCCCTCTGGATGTTTCAAGAATAGCAGATAGACAGCCTTCACCAAGGGTTCCATCTTAATTTCCATATTGTTGTAGTCAGGCAACACAATGCGATGATCTCGTGTAACCACCAGTTTACTCAAACGATCATCAGGGTGAAGCAACTCCTCAAGAACATGCTCTGCTATGCCACGTTGACGCAGTTTCGCTATCTTTTCCTTAATCTCTTCCAGTAAGTCATTCGTATCTTCCCCTTCTATCTGAGAGTTGAAACGGTCATCAGCCCCACGATAATCAGGTCCGCCCCAATCGTCACAAGTTGAAAAATTATCAAGCAGATGTTCACGATTTATCTTCTCATCAAATATCTGCCTCCCAATTCTATGCAGCTGGTCAGCAATGGGCTCCGTACTGTTTGAAGAGACAGAATAGAATCGGTTAATGGCCTTATCATTTCCGTCAGCGCCCCTGCGTATATCCTCCGTACGTATAAATCCATGTTTCATACGTCCTTTATCCGAAGGATTCTGCAGATATTGCAAGAAGAAGTCATTACCTATCTCTACACGCTCCAGCTCTATATCCGTCAAGTATGGAGCACGATATTGCAATACCTCCTTGCTTTGAAGGTGCTTCAGGAGAAGAGGAAAGATTATCACATGGTAACCATTCATTTTTCCCCAGCCTTCCAACACCTCCGGATTCTTCTCAAAGAAATCCATCAGTTCCTTGTCCTCCTCGCTCGCCACATATACCAACTCCTTTGGTCCCAATCGTCCCTCCAGGGTAAAGTCATATTTATTATCAACCATCTCTATTTCGACGTTGGAAGGTGGCGGCAGAGGTTCTTTGTTACTTTTCTTCTCTTTTCTATAATCCCTCAACTTTTTAACAGGCCAGTCAAAAGCGATAAGGACACAAAGGGGAATAAAGAACACCCCCATTAAGGGATAAGCCCAATACCAATGGTCCTCCCTTTTCCAGTCAAGATATGCGGCCCATACTGCAGAAAAAAATGCAAGAACATTGATGACGGATAAAACTATCAATATAATCTCCCATACACCCATATTACTCCCATACAACTAAATCGCGAGGCAAGATAATTCGTTTCACTTCACCACGCTCTCCGGTTACAAAATAATTCTTTGCCAGTCCTTCATCGAATTCTTTAATGAAAGCAGAACGAATACGAGCACACTTCTCATTGATAGAGTTAAGTAAAGGATTAGTAACATCTTCAATACTTTGAATAGTCCGTTTACTCAACCCCATAGGCTTCAATCCTTTGTATATATCAAGTAGTTCCTCTCTATAATCATTCAGTTCTTTAAAAATGATGCCACCTGGATGTTTTAAAAACAAGAAATATACTGCTTTTACAAGAGGTTCCATCTTTACCTCTATATCATTATAATCTGGCAACAACACTCTAAAATCTTTGGTAATTACAAGCCGGCTCAACTGTGCCTTTGTTTTAAACAGTCCTCTAAATGTCCATTCATTCATACCTTTGGCTCTTAGCTTTTGAACACGGACATCCATATCTTCCAACAATGTCAGGCTCACAAACCTTTGATCTTCATCTAAGGCTAGAATACAAGGGATATGATCATTCTCCTTACACTCTGCTTTAAGGTTGTTGAACTCAGAATACATCACAAAGCGGCACTTGGTTTCATTAAGGCTATGGATCTCCACTAGTGCGTCATATGTCAAGCCATCACATGTAAAAGAAATCTGACACTGAGCATTCCTTAGTTCATATGGAGTAGCCCAAGTGATTTTTTTATCCCCTAGTTCTGTTTTAACATATTGCTCTATGGCAGCGACAGCAGCAGCTTGTTCGTGGAGGGATGTCTGATGAATCACTCCAAATGGTGATGAGCCACCAAACTGTTTTAACCACCAGTAAGGCGAGGGTGTTACTTCTATTTCCTTAATTAGTCCATCCTCGATTTTCAATCGGTGCATCAAATCTTGATTCTCGTCATCAACAGTAACTATCGCAACAGCATGGTCATCTGATCCATCAACGTCCGCCCTATAATTCCGCTTCGAGTACTTAAGTGAATCAAACACCTTCTTCATGAGTTCAAGATATTCCTTCTTGCCATGAAGTATTCTTTCCGGTACGCCTCCTGTCCATATTACATCCTCGTCTAAGAATGGTTCAATACAACCCATATCAAGACGATGCCAGCATAAGCATATTAACTCTGCAGCTTGCCTATATGATGACAATTTGCCAGGATTCTGCTCATTAGATGAATCCCTATGGAAAATATAGTCAAAAATATCCATATGACACTTACTGTTTGTACCCGTTGTAATCTTCTGGTGCAAAAATACGATTTTTTCCTGATAATTATGCATTTATGATGAAAAATAGTATATCACAAGCCTTGTGATACTATTATGATTTGTTTTTTGGCAATTAATTGATTATCTTTGCCCTCGATTTAAAAACAGTTTAATTATGGCAACACGTGAACAAATAGAGTCAATGAAGATTGACGAGAACGTTTTTGAACTAGAAAAGGATACTGAGTTAGAATATCTTGTGCATTTTGCAGCGCCATTTACAGGAAATGACAAATGTATTATTCCAAAAGGAACTGTATTCGCTCCACACGGTCCTATGAGAGGTGATGCTTTGTATATGCATTTGGTTGAAGACAATAATGATGAATTATTAGAGAAGATGAGAGAGCAGGTTAAGACCAATTACGAGAAACTTTTCACTCGACTACAAGGATTCTCATTCTTTATCACGGAAGAGCAATTGCGAACGCTTCCGTTAAAGTTCCAAAGTGGCAGCGCTGAGCGATTGCTGGACATTATGAGAAAGTTGCGCTCACCACTATATCCAATGTTTCCGTAATTATTACGATTCGTCTTCCGTATCAACCTTATATATTCTTCTGCTTCTTTGTCGCCTTACTAAAGAAACTCTCTAGCATTTGTCATTCGGAACAGCAATCCAGTAGTCATTCTTACAAAACTCTTCACTATTATATTTTTGAAATGCTTTTCTCGCCATATTAAACGCATTTGTATCTAATATGGAAGGCCTGCGACATACCTCATCATCGTGATGAACATATTTCTCTCCTATCATTGCATATTCTCTCAGATTCAAACAGTCACGTAAGGCATTCAATTTATAAATATTCATACTACCGGGGATTGAGGGGATGAAGTATTCATTTCCTCCAATCTTGACAGCATCACAATCTTTCTTTACCTTACGAAATTCATTATCATCCAATTCTGAAACCAGCCTAATAGCCCATAGGTATGCTGCAACAGAAACAGCATCTAGTTCATCCTTAACGCCAATGCATCCATACATATCGTCAACAGAAAAAAGTTCTAATTGTTTTCTCATCATACTTGCTCTATGATATTGTTTGTCCATCTTTCCTAAATCAGCGAACTACAATCTGTCGCTTTTCCCATTCCCTTGGCACACTCATTGAATATGGCTAGAGTATGCCTAAATGCAGCTTAGAGTATGGTTACACTATGATTCAGGCCTACTTCCCGCATAATTGAGGTTTCATATTAATTAGTTGTGTAATATCTCAATTCCTTTATGTTGTTTGCATAACTAATGATTATATTCCGTTGTTTCATCTACCTGTCCTTTGGCACCAATATCATTGCCTCTCTCATGTCCGATACGGACAATCTCCCAAACATCTTTATGAAGTTCTTCATTAATTCCAACTTTTTTGAGTTCTATCTTTCTTCCTTTATATGTTTTATCAAGAGATAATCCACTGAAGTTGCTTCTGTGAACGAATATTGTACTTTTATCTGGAAGTTTTACTATGGCACTTCCGTATTGCACCCTGCTAATAACACCTTCCACAGTTTCATGCACAACAAACTCTCTTTGGACATGTGGTTTCTTTTCTCGTCGACAATATGGCTTTGCATAGACGTTTAATTGAGTGTATCTACTCCATTCTCTCCCATAGGTTTCCTTGTGAAAGTTTTTTATAACCAGCTCTGCGGATTCTGGGATATTGTCTTTCCAGTATTGTATGGCGATTGTTCTTGGTACAAAAAAATCCTTGCCTCCAACATTAAACACAATAGTTTTGTCTGTTTCCATTGTTTTTATCCCTTTTACGGGAATTGTATTGGTTGTTTTCCAATTAGTTTTTGTAATCCGCCTATCAACAATCACATAATAATAACCATGATATGTTGTGATCTCATCGTAAGAGCATTCCAGAGTGGTCTGGCCTTTAGAATTGCGGACACCCCACTTCCCCATGAAAAGGTATTTTACGCTACCATTGGGTAATTGTATTTCCATTTCGGAGATTGGCTGTCCTTTCTCATCAATATACCCAGTGCTTGTGCTCGAAAAAACTTTAGCCTTGCCATTTTCTATATCACCTATCTGTTTATAGGTTGGACTTATGCGTTTACCTGTCACATCAACTAAATACTCACAATTATAATCTCCTATCTTTATAATGTTTTCCGCCCATAAACTGATAGACCTATGATTACATGGGATAATAATACCATTCGAGTTAAGCAATCCATAATAATTATGCTGACGAACAACAATGAGATCTCCAAAGAGTTGGTTAACATCCAAGATTCTGTCCTTTCTACTAAGCATGGTTGTTCCTTCTCGATTAACTAATTCCCAATAGCCTAATAGCTTCAATGCTTTTATATTATCTGATAATTGCATTTGTTGTTCTGGAACAAGATGACCTTTTGCGTCTATCTCGGCGTCTTTCCCTTCTATGACAACTTTTGCTTTTCCATTGTCCAACTCACCAACAAAAGAGAATCCGCCAGTAATGATACAGCCATCAGCATCAATAATATCGTAATAAACCCTTTCTTGCCGCCGCCAACTTCCTTCTGTATGTACTTTTCCTATCTGAAGTCCTTCACTCCATTGTTTTATGTCTTCATAAATTGTCCAATCATGTATATAGTTTCCATCATAATCTAAATCATTCCATTTCCCATCCTCTTTTCGCTGAACATGCATCAAGTTTTTATCAAGAATAAATCTCATTTTTGAGAATTCCTCTTCTACAATTTTATTACCTTCTAAATCTGCAAAAATAGTTTCAAAATCTATGTGCGCGAAGAACTTTCTTCCATCTATGACATAGAACGAAGAAAAGGGTTCTCCTTCATCTCTATGATATAAACTTACTTTTTCAACCCTTTCGTTCAAGAGTGCACAGACAACACCATCTCCTGCTTTTCGTTCACAGAATGATCTGCCTATGTTGCCTAGCCAAAAGGAATCTCGCCCCTCTGCTA
Proteins encoded in this region:
- a CDS encoding WYL domain-containing protein, encoding MTIEEVIDRAIMFQQAIEIEYCTRNGKVFTCVISDIGYSSYYCGGYIQAYRKDIGEERTFKVSRIMSVNGHYFSQIYWNQIGDGFKRISLTLH
- a CDS encoding nuclear transport factor 2 family protein, giving the protein MDIFDYIFHRDSSNEQNPGKLSSYRQAAELICLCWHRLDMGCIEPFLDEDVIWTGGVPERILHGKKEYLELMKKVFDSLKYSKRNYRADVDGSDDHAVAIVTVDDENQDLMHRLKIEDGLIKEIEVTPSPYWWLKQFGGSSPFGVIHQTSLHEQAAAVAAIEQYVKTELGDKKITWATPYELRNAQCQISFTCDGLTYDALVEIHSLNETKCRFVMYSEFNNLKAECKENDHIPCILALDEDQRFVSLTLLEDMDVRVQKLRAKGMNEWTFRGLFKTKAQLSRLVITKDFRVLLPDYNDIEVKMEPLVKAVYFLFLKHPGGIIFKELNDYREELLDIYKGLKPMGLSKRTIQSIEDVTNPLLNSINEKCARIRSAFIKEFDEGLAKNYFVTGERGEVKRIILPRDLVVWE